From Phosphitispora fastidiosa, one genomic window encodes:
- a CDS encoding F0F1 ATP synthase subunit epsilon, giving the protein MADRNVVVDIVTPERIVYSEPADFLVIPGIEGYLGILPMHAPIVSGLNIGVLKVIKEGKETKVAISGGFMEVNDNRAVILADTAERADEIDVNRAKAARERAEQRLANKSYDIDIARAEMALRRSVARLKASGKE; this is encoded by the coding sequence ATGGCTGACAGGAACGTCGTTGTTGATATAGTGACACCTGAACGCATTGTGTACAGCGAACCGGCAGATTTTCTGGTTATTCCCGGAATTGAGGGCTACCTTGGTATTCTGCCCATGCACGCTCCGATTGTGTCCGGTTTAAATATCGGTGTGTTAAAGGTAATTAAAGAGGGTAAAGAAACCAAGGTTGCTATCAGCGGCGGGTTCATGGAAGTTAATGATAACAGAGCTGTTATCCTTGCCGACACAGCAGAACGTGCTGATGAAATTGATGTAAACAGGGCCAAGGCAGCGCGGGAACGCGCTGAGCAACGACTGGCAAACAAATCTTATGACATTGATATTGCCAGGGCTGAAATGGCCTTGAGAAGGTCTGTTGCGAGGCTGAAGGCTTCGGGAAAAGAATAG
- the wecB gene encoding non-hydrolyzing UDP-N-acetylglucosamine 2-epimerase — translation MLVNSVNPLKVLTVFGTRPEAIKMAPLVKEMEKDPDISCSVAVTAQHREMLDQVLELFHIKPAYDLNIMLPNQTLYEITTRALTGLNEILEHEKPDIVLVHGDTTTTFAASLAAFYRQIKVGHVEAGLRTGNRYSPYPEEMNRKLTGSIAQYHFAPTGTAKANLLREGVSAEDILITGNTVIDALLATVKDEFVFGDSALDSIDYTGRKVFVVTTHRRENLGDPLRNVYRALRDVVENYPDVEIVFPVHKNPRVREMVNEVLGGVRRVHLVDPLDYAPFVNLMNKSYLVLTDSGGLQEEAPSLGKPVLVLRDTTERPEAVDVGTVRMVGTDAAAIYSQCKLLLENRAEYARMAGAVNPYGDGQACGRIVSGLKYFFGLNHVKPDEFTV, via the coding sequence ATGCTGGTGAATTCAGTTAACCCCCTAAAGGTGCTCACGGTATTTGGGACGCGCCCTGAAGCTATTAAAATGGCGCCTTTGGTAAAAGAAATGGAAAAGGACCCTGATATTAGCTGCAGTGTCGCGGTTACGGCACAACACCGGGAAATGCTGGACCAAGTTTTAGAATTATTCCACATTAAACCTGCATATGATTTAAATATAATGCTTCCGAATCAGACTCTTTATGAGATAACCACAAGAGCGCTGACGGGCCTGAATGAGATTTTGGAACATGAAAAACCGGATATTGTTCTGGTACATGGAGATACTACTACTACGTTTGCTGCCAGTCTTGCTGCCTTTTACCGGCAGATCAAGGTTGGACATGTTGAAGCAGGACTGCGTACCGGGAACAGGTACTCTCCATACCCGGAAGAAATGAACCGGAAGCTTACGGGTTCCATTGCCCAATACCACTTTGCGCCTACCGGTACGGCAAAGGCAAATCTGCTCAGGGAGGGTGTTAGCGCAGAGGATATCCTGATAACCGGTAATACTGTTATCGATGCCCTGTTGGCAACGGTAAAGGATGAGTTTGTCTTTGGAGACAGCGCCCTGGACAGTATTGATTATACCGGGCGCAAGGTATTTGTGGTGACAACCCACCGCCGGGAAAACCTGGGTGATCCTCTGAGAAACGTTTACCGGGCATTACGGGATGTGGTGGAAAACTACCCTGACGTAGAAATCGTTTTCCCGGTTCATAAAAACCCCAGGGTTAGGGAAATGGTCAATGAGGTACTCGGGGGGGTCCGGAGGGTCCATTTGGTTGACCCGCTGGATTATGCTCCCTTTGTTAATCTGATGAACAAGTCATATTTGGTGCTGACTGATTCCGGGGGACTGCAGGAGGAAGCCCCTTCTCTGGGCAAACCGGTGCTGGTGCTTAGAGATACCACCGAAAGGCCGGAAGCGGTTGACGTTGGAACGGTCAGGATGGTGGGTACAGATGCGGCGGCAATCTACAGCCAGTGTAAATTGCTGCTGGAAAACCGTGCAGAGTATGCCAGGATGGCAGGTGCGGTAAACCCCTACGGAGACGGTCAGGCGTGTGGGAGGATTGTCTCAGGGCTAAAATACTTTTTTGGCCTGAACCACGTCAAACCGGATGAATTTACAGTATAA
- the atpA gene encoding F0F1 ATP synthase subunit alpha: protein MKLRPEEISSIIKQQIEQYRTEIEVTDVGTVIQVGDGIARIYGLEEAMSGELLEFPGGIYGMALNLEEDNIGCVIMGPFANIREGDTVKRTGRIVEVPVGDAMLGRVVNALGQPIDGKGPINTDKFRPVEKRAEGVIERKSVNQPMQTGLKAIDSMVPIGRGQRELIIGDRQTGKTAIAVDTIINQKNTDVICIYVAIGQKASTVAGVVKTLEEHGAMDYTIVVAATASEPAPMLFIAPYGGCAMAEEFMYQGKHVLIIYDDLTKQAAAYRELSLLLRRPPGREAYPGDVFYLHSRLLERASKLNDDLGGGSITALPVIETQAGDVSAYIPTNVISITDGQIFLESDLFYSGFRPAISVGLSVSRVGGSAQVKAIRQVAGRLRLDLAQYRELQAFAQFGSDLDKATQARLARGERMMEILKQGQYRPMAVQEQVMVLFTAVNGYLDDLPVDRLAKFEEDFLKFMRSSKPEIGKEIVEKGVMSDDLIEKLKGAILEFKKMFA from the coding sequence ATGAAATTACGGCCGGAAGAAATAAGTTCGATAATTAAGCAACAGATTGAGCAATATCGAACCGAAATAGAAGTTACTGATGTCGGTACAGTTATCCAAGTAGGGGACGGTATCGCTCGGATCTACGGCCTGGAAGAGGCAATGTCCGGTGAATTGCTCGAATTCCCCGGTGGCATTTACGGTATGGCCCTCAACCTCGAAGAAGATAACATCGGATGTGTTATCATGGGGCCCTTCGCCAATATCCGGGAAGGTGACACAGTCAAGAGGACAGGCAGAATCGTTGAGGTTCCTGTTGGAGATGCCATGCTGGGCCGGGTTGTTAACGCACTGGGCCAGCCTATTGACGGAAAGGGACCGATTAATACCGATAAGTTCCGTCCTGTTGAAAAGAGGGCTGAAGGTGTAATTGAACGGAAGTCAGTTAACCAGCCAATGCAGACCGGTTTGAAGGCTATTGACTCCATGGTTCCCATCGGCCGGGGACAGCGGGAGTTAATTATCGGTGACCGCCAGACCGGAAAAACTGCTATTGCTGTTGATACCATTATTAACCAAAAAAACACAGATGTCATTTGTATATATGTAGCTATCGGCCAAAAGGCTTCAACTGTTGCCGGTGTGGTTAAGACTCTGGAAGAGCACGGCGCTATGGATTATACTATTGTAGTTGCAGCGACTGCTTCTGAGCCGGCTCCGATGCTGTTTATCGCTCCTTATGGGGGCTGTGCCATGGCTGAAGAATTTATGTATCAGGGCAAACATGTGCTGATAATTTATGATGACCTGACCAAACAGGCTGCAGCTTACAGGGAACTCTCCCTCCTGCTCCGCAGGCCGCCAGGCCGTGAGGCTTATCCCGGAGACGTTTTCTATCTGCATTCCCGCCTTCTTGAGCGGGCATCCAAGCTGAATGACGATCTGGGCGGTGGCTCAATTACCGCACTGCCCGTTATTGAGACCCAGGCAGGAGACGTTTCTGCCTATATTCCGACAAACGTTATTTCTATCACCGATGGACAGATATTCCTGGAGTCAGACCTGTTCTACTCCGGTTTCAGGCCTGCTATCTCAGTTGGTCTGTCAGTATCCCGGGTTGGTGGTTCGGCTCAGGTTAAGGCTATCAGGCAGGTTGCCGGGCGGCTTCGTCTGGACCTGGCCCAGTACCGGGAACTGCAGGCATTTGCCCAATTCGGTTCTGACCTCGACAAAGCCACCCAGGCCCGATTGGCCCGTGGTGAGAGAATGATGGAAATTCTGAAACAGGGCCAGTATAGGCCAATGGCTGTTCAGGAACAGGTTATGGTTTTGTTTACCGCCGTTAACGGATATCTTGACGACCTGCCGGTTGACAGGCTGGCTAAATTCGAAGAAGATTTCCTTAAGTTTATGCGTTCCAGTAAGCCGGAGATTGGCAAGGAAATCGTAGAAAAAGGCGTTATGAGTGATGATCTTATTGAAAAACTGAAGGGCGCCATTTTAGAATTTAAAAAGATGTTCGCTTAA
- the atpF gene encoding F0F1 ATP synthase subunit B: protein MGAILESLGFEFPKFLWQVVNFLILLFLLKKFAYKPILDMLDERKKSIEDAINNAETAKNEAEKMRKEYETRLAEAKQDAQEIMAKATKLGEEMKREIVDNAQSEATKAIQKAQEEINREKDQAIAALRDEVAVLAVMAAGQVLGKAISVEDHEKLVKEFVSEVGDLKC, encoded by the coding sequence ATGGGAGCAATTCTTGAGAGCTTGGGCTTTGAATTTCCCAAGTTCCTGTGGCAGGTAGTCAACTTCCTTATTCTATTGTTCCTTTTGAAGAAATTTGCGTATAAACCGATTCTCGATATGCTCGATGAACGCAAAAAGTCCATTGAGGATGCCATAAATAATGCTGAAACTGCCAAAAATGAAGCTGAAAAAATGCGCAAGGAATATGAGACCCGTCTGGCTGAAGCCAAGCAGGATGCCCAGGAGATAATGGCTAAAGCCACTAAGCTGGGTGAAGAAATGAAACGTGAGATTGTAGATAATGCGCAAAGCGAGGCAACAAAAGCAATTCAAAAGGCCCAGGAGGAAATTAACAGGGAAAAAGACCAGGCTATTGCTGCTCTGCGAGACGAGGTTGCTGTTCTGGCAGTAATGGCTGCCGGGCAAGTCCTTGGCAAGGCTATCAGTGTTGAAGATCATGAAAAACTGGTCAAAGAATTTGTCTCAGAGGTAGGGGATCTTAAATGCTAG
- a CDS encoding F0F1 ATP synthase subunit delta: protein MLENAVARRYSNAFFAIAQEKGLTDQLETELKDVVDTIYGNEDLRKVMEHQLVSPEEKKAIMEKVFVEEISEITINFLKVVIEKYRASYIPAIYEEFVSYANEARNMADAQLKSAAELTEADMALIKAKLSEATGKTVRLSSEVDTSLIGGVVVRIGDKVIDSSLVGRLEKLKENLLQIEVKEIGVRN, encoded by the coding sequence ATGCTAGAGAATGCCGTTGCCCGCAGGTATTCAAATGCTTTTTTTGCTATTGCGCAGGAAAAAGGCTTGACGGACCAGCTTGAAACAGAACTGAAGGATGTTGTTGATACCATTTACGGTAACGAGGATCTGAGAAAAGTTATGGAACACCAACTGGTGTCTCCGGAGGAAAAAAAGGCCATTATGGAAAAGGTCTTTGTCGAGGAGATTTCAGAAATAACCATTAACTTTTTGAAGGTGGTTATTGAGAAATATCGTGCTTCTTATATCCCTGCTATTTACGAGGAATTTGTTTCGTATGCCAATGAAGCACGCAATATGGCTGATGCCCAGCTTAAGTCTGCCGCAGAACTGACCGAAGCCGATATGGCTCTGATCAAGGCCAAATTGTCCGAAGCAACGGGAAAAACAGTAAGGCTCTCTTCAGAGGTAGACACCAGCCTGATAGGTGGGGTTGTGGTGCGCATCGGGGACAAGGTTATTGACAGCAGTCTGGTGGGCAGATTGGAGAAACTTAAGGAGAATCTTCTGCAAATTGAAGTCAAGGAGATAGGGGTGAGGAACTAA
- a CDS encoding AtpZ/AtpI family protein, translating into MKEDEKNQSYKAVGIIMSAGMTMAVSVTIGYFAGSWLDKYFGTKPWLTLIMFILGTAAGLKSLYDLAFPKKGRD; encoded by the coding sequence ATGAAAGAAGATGAGAAAAACCAGAGCTATAAGGCTGTTGGCATTATTATGTCTGCTGGCATGACTATGGCTGTATCTGTTACAATCGGCTATTTTGCCGGGAGCTGGCTGGATAAGTATTTTGGGACAAAACCCTGGTTGACACTGATTATGTTTATACTGGGGACAGCGGCAGGCCTTAAGTCTTTGTACGACTTGGCCTTTCCCAAAAAGGGGAGGGACTAG
- the atpE gene encoding ATP synthase F0 subunit C — MELVSGLIALGAAFAVGIAAVGAGVGQGIASGKAFESIARQPEVSGTIRTLLFIALAFMETLTIYGLLIAFILVGKIG; from the coding sequence ATGGAACTGGTTAGCGGTTTAATCGCACTGGGTGCTGCTTTTGCAGTAGGTATTGCTGCTGTTGGTGCTGGTGTTGGTCAGGGTATTGCTTCCGGTAAAGCGTTCGAAAGTATAGCCCGTCAACCAGAGGTTAGTGGTACCATCAGAACACTTCTTTTCATTGCCTTAGCATTTATGGAAACCTTAACTATCTACGGTTTGTTGATCGCATTTATTTTGGTTGGTAAGATTGGTTAA
- the atpD gene encoding F0F1 ATP synthase subunit beta — translation MNVGKVVSVVGPAIDIEFEPGQLPEIYNAIKIKSEDQDTVKSSVELNVTLEVAQHLGNNLVRAVAMSSTDGMVRGMKAIDTGAPISIPVGRQTLGRLLNVIGETIDHKGPVETDTFYPIHRPAPAFEDQETATEVLETGIKVVDLLAPYAKGGKIGLFGGAGVGKTVLIMELIRNIAYEHGGFSVFAGVGERTREGNDLYHEMIDSGVIDKTAMVFGQMNEPPGARLRVGLSGLTVAEYFRDEEGQDVLLFVDNIFRFTQAGSEVSALLGRMPSAVGYQPTLATEMGQLQERITSTKKGSITSVQAIYVPADDLTDPAPATAFAHLDATTVLSRQIVELGIYPAVDPLDSSSRVLDPRVVGEEHYKVAREVQGVLQRYKELQDIIAILGMDELSDDDKLIVARARKIQRFLSQPFFVAEAFTGTPGKYVSLKESIRGFKEIVDGKHDEIPEQAFYMQGTIDEVVARAKELEGSE, via the coding sequence ATGAACGTAGGTAAAGTCGTTTCGGTAGTTGGACCGGCCATCGATATTGAGTTTGAGCCGGGACAATTGCCCGAAATATACAATGCTATCAAAATAAAGAGTGAAGATCAGGATACTGTAAAATCAAGTGTTGAACTCAATGTAACCCTGGAAGTGGCCCAGCACCTCGGCAATAACCTTGTCCGCGCAGTAGCCATGAGTTCAACAGACGGTATGGTCAGGGGTATGAAGGCTATAGATACCGGAGCGCCTATTTCGATTCCGGTTGGCCGCCAGACTCTGGGCAGGCTTCTGAACGTTATCGGCGAAACTATTGACCACAAGGGTCCGGTAGAAACAGATACCTTTTATCCGATTCACCGTCCTGCCCCCGCTTTTGAGGATCAGGAAACCGCTACTGAGGTACTTGAAACCGGAATCAAGGTTGTTGACCTGCTGGCCCCATATGCCAAGGGTGGTAAAATCGGTCTCTTCGGTGGTGCCGGTGTTGGGAAAACAGTTCTTATCATGGAGCTTATCAGGAACATCGCTTATGAGCACGGTGGGTTTTCAGTGTTTGCCGGTGTTGGTGAGCGGACCCGTGAAGGTAATGACCTCTATCATGAGATGATTGACTCAGGGGTTATTGATAAAACAGCCATGGTATTCGGTCAAATGAACGAGCCGCCGGGAGCCCGTCTCCGGGTGGGGCTGTCAGGACTTACCGTTGCTGAGTACTTCCGTGATGAGGAAGGTCAGGACGTGCTTCTCTTTGTTGATAATATATTCCGTTTCACTCAGGCCGGTTCTGAGGTTTCCGCGCTGCTTGGCCGGATGCCTTCAGCGGTTGGTTACCAGCCGACCCTGGCAACTGAGATGGGTCAGCTTCAGGAGCGGATTACTTCTACCAAGAAGGGTTCCATTACATCAGTTCAGGCTATTTACGTGCCTGCTGACGACCTGACAGACCCGGCGCCGGCAACGGCGTTTGCCCACCTTGATGCAACAACGGTGCTTTCCCGTCAGATAGTTGAGTTGGGAATTTACCCTGCTGTTGACCCGCTTGACTCCTCATCCCGGGTTCTTGACCCAAGGGTTGTCGGTGAAGAGCACTATAAGGTGGCCCGGGAAGTACAGGGTGTTCTCCAGAGGTATAAAGAACTCCAGGACATTATCGCAATTCTCGGTATGGATGAATTGTCAGATGATGACAAACTAATTGTTGCCAGAGCACGGAAAATCCAGAGGTTCCTCTCACAGCCGTTCTTTGTGGCTGAGGCATTTACCGGAACCCCCGGAAAATATGTATCCCTTAAGGAAAGCATCCGCGGCTTCAAAGAGATTGTTGATGGAAAACATGATGAAATCCCCGAGCAGGCCTTCTACATGCAGGGTACAATCGATGAGGTTGTAGCCAGGGCCAAAGAGCTGGAGGGAAGTGAGTAA
- a CDS encoding low molecular weight protein arginine phosphatase yields MKIAFVCTGNTCRSIMAEALARQILGETGESGKAILLTSAGLMAYPGSPASEQAREVMACSGIDISSHMARPFTEALAREADLILTMTAAHKRALAGKYPWLGAKLFTLAEYAGAQGADVADPFGQSVGVYRESALEIRELVEKVIHKILQQGNKN; encoded by the coding sequence TTGAAAATTGCTTTTGTGTGTACCGGCAATACTTGCCGCAGCATTATGGCAGAAGCACTGGCCAGACAGATTCTTGGCGAAACAGGAGAAAGCGGGAAGGCCATTCTGCTCACCTCTGCAGGACTGATGGCATACCCGGGCAGTCCGGCATCGGAACAGGCCCGTGAAGTAATGGCATGCTCGGGAATTGATATTTCTTCACATATGGCGAGACCCTTTACAGAGGCGCTTGCCAGGGAAGCAGACTTAATCCTTACCATGACCGCTGCCCATAAAAGGGCCTTGGCCGGGAAATATCCCTGGCTGGGTGCAAAGCTGTTTACCCTTGCCGAATACGCCGGCGCCCAAGGGGCCGATGTGGCTGACCCGTTTGGACAATCTGTCGGGGTATACAGGGAAAGCGCTCTGGAAATCCGGGAACTTGTGGAAAAGGTGATACATAAAATATTGCAGCAGGGAAACAAGAATTGA
- the atpG gene encoding ATP synthase F1 subunit gamma — MASARDLRRRIKSIKSTQQITKAMKMVAAANLRKSQERVIAARPFAGKIKDVLSRLTSANSGVSHPLLEVREPNNVCYVLITGDRGLCGGYNSNIIRRNAMLLYDKPGAMVAIGRKGRDFFRRRGYDIKSEFVGLGDEMPFGIAKEIGQTLVNYYVKGVFDEVYLVYTEFKSAMTQIPTTMKLLPVEPPAQKEGDKGTRTIDYIYEPEPEELLAELLPKYIETTVYRALLESKASEYGARMTAMSSATENATEMIDKLTLSLNRARQAAITKEISEIVGGANALD; from the coding sequence ATGGCAAGTGCACGCGACCTGAGACGCAGGATTAAGAGTATCAAAAGTACTCAGCAGATTACCAAAGCCATGAAAATGGTGGCTGCGGCAAATTTACGCAAGTCACAGGAGCGAGTTATAGCAGCACGCCCCTTTGCCGGGAAGATAAAAGATGTTTTATCCCGCCTGACCTCTGCTAATTCGGGTGTCAGCCACCCACTGCTGGAGGTACGTGAGCCTAACAACGTCTGTTATGTGCTGATAACGGGTGACCGGGGTTTATGTGGCGGCTATAATTCCAACATTATCCGGAGGAATGCCATGCTGCTGTATGATAAACCCGGAGCCATGGTTGCTATCGGTCGTAAAGGGCGTGACTTCTTTCGCCGCAGGGGTTATGATATAAAATCCGAGTTTGTGGGCCTTGGTGATGAGATGCCATTCGGTATTGCCAAGGAGATAGGGCAAACTCTGGTAAATTATTATGTAAAAGGCGTATTTGATGAGGTTTACCTTGTGTATACCGAATTCAAGTCTGCGATGACACAGATACCGACAACCATGAAGCTGCTGCCTGTTGAACCGCCGGCCCAAAAAGAGGGAGATAAGGGTACAAGAACAATTGACTATATTTATGAACCGGAGCCCGAAGAGCTCCTGGCCGAACTGCTGCCTAAGTATATTGAAACAACTGTATACAGAGCGCTTTTGGAGTCCAAGGCCAGTGAATATGGGGCTAGGATGACTGCAATGAGTTCGGCAACAGAGAATGCTACAGAAATGATTGACAAACTCACCCTTTCCCTGAACAGAGCGCGGCAGGCGGCAATTACCAAGGAGATTTCGGAAATTGTTGGTGGTGCAAACGCGTTAGATTAA
- the glyA gene encoding serine hydroxymethyltransferase, whose translation MDDELYFVKQTDPEVAEAIAKEKHRQQHNIELIASENFVSRAVMAAQGAVLTNKYAEGYPGKRYYGGCEYVDIVERLAIERAKELFGAEHANVQSHSGAQANMAVYFAMLKPGDTVLGMNLSHGGHLTHGSPVNMSGKYYNFVPYGVEKETGRINYEKIFALAFEHKPKMIVAGASAYPRIIDFVQLKEAAEEVGAMLMVDMAHIAGLVAADLHPSPVPHADFVTTTTHKTLRGPRGGMILCREKYGAAIDKSVFPGIQGGPLMHVIAAKAVALKEALTPEFKKYQEQVVKNAKTLAGFLEQRGFEIVSGGTDNHLMLVDLRNKDITGKEAEAVLDKVGVTVNKNAIPFDPQSPLVTSGIRIGTPAATSRGMEEKAMETVAEIIDMAITGREDDAKLTKARNMVHDLCNQHPLYN comes from the coding sequence GTGGATGATGAACTCTATTTTGTGAAACAGACAGACCCTGAGGTGGCCGAAGCCATTGCCAAGGAGAAACACAGGCAGCAGCACAATATTGAGCTGATAGCCTCCGAAAACTTTGTGAGCAGGGCGGTTATGGCTGCACAGGGAGCGGTCCTGACCAATAAATATGCTGAAGGGTATCCCGGTAAACGTTACTATGGCGGCTGTGAGTATGTTGACATTGTGGAAAGGCTGGCCATAGAAAGGGCTAAAGAGCTTTTTGGGGCAGAACATGCCAATGTTCAGTCACATTCGGGCGCCCAGGCAAATATGGCCGTTTATTTCGCTATGCTTAAGCCGGGAGACACAGTTCTCGGGATGAACCTAAGTCATGGCGGACACCTGACTCACGGCAGTCCGGTGAACATGTCCGGGAAATACTATAATTTCGTCCCCTATGGGGTTGAAAAGGAGACCGGAAGAATCAATTATGAAAAAATATTTGCTCTGGCCTTTGAACATAAGCCCAAAATGATTGTGGCCGGGGCCAGCGCCTATCCCAGAATCATTGATTTTGTGCAGTTAAAGGAAGCAGCTGAAGAGGTAGGGGCGATGTTGATGGTTGATATGGCTCACATTGCCGGGCTGGTGGCTGCAGACCTGCACCCATCTCCGGTTCCCCATGCTGATTTTGTGACCACAACAACACACAAAACACTGCGCGGTCCCAGAGGCGGCATGATTCTGTGCCGGGAGAAATACGGCGCAGCTATCGACAAATCAGTGTTCCCCGGAATTCAGGGCGGGCCCCTGATGCATGTGATTGCTGCCAAAGCAGTTGCCCTCAAAGAGGCCCTGACGCCGGAATTCAAGAAGTACCAGGAGCAGGTTGTTAAAAATGCCAAGACTCTGGCCGGTTTTCTGGAGCAGCGCGGATTTGAAATTGTGTCGGGTGGAACCGATAACCACCTGATGCTTGTTGACCTTAGAAATAAGGATATCACCGGGAAGGAAGCAGAAGCAGTCCTGGATAAGGTTGGGGTAACAGTTAACAAGAACGCTATTCCATTTGACCCCCAGAGCCCGTTGGTGACCAGCGGGATCAGGATTGGCACCCCAGCCGCTACCAGCAGAGGTATGGAGGAAAAAGCCATGGAAACTGTTGCTGAAATTATTGATATGGCGATTACCGGACGGGAAGATGATGCTAAACTTACCAAGGCCCGCAATATGGTGCATGACCTGTGCAATCAACACCCTTTGTATAACTAG
- the rpiB gene encoding ribose 5-phosphate isomerase B: MTEANMTKEAVTVAIGSDHAGFRLKEEIISLLQEEGYAFRDFGTFTEESVDYPDIALDVAKAVKSGEYQRGILICGTGIGIGIAANKMAGIRAALCHDTFSAKASREHNDANILTMGERIIGPGLARDIAGVWLKTDFAGGRHARRVQKIIDFEKS, from the coding sequence ATGACAGAGGCAAATATGACAAAGGAAGCTGTAACAGTGGCCATAGGTTCAGACCATGCCGGCTTCAGACTCAAAGAAGAAATAATCAGCCTGCTTCAGGAAGAAGGATATGCCTTCAGGGATTTCGGCACTTTTACCGAAGAGTCGGTGGATTACCCTGATATCGCCCTTGATGTCGCTAAAGCGGTAAAATCAGGTGAGTACCAAAGGGGAATTCTCATCTGTGGCACCGGGATAGGTATTGGGATAGCTGCCAATAAAATGGCAGGCATCCGGGCAGCATTGTGTCATGATACCTTCTCTGCAAAGGCGTCCCGGGAGCATAATGATGCTAATATCCTGACAATGGGTGAACGCATTATAGGGCCGGGCCTGGCCAGAGATATTGCCGGCGTTTGGCTGAAGACTGATTTTGCGGGCGGCCGCCATGCCAGGCGAGTGCAAAAAATTATCGATTTCGAAAAAAGCTAG
- the atpB gene encoding F0F1 ATP synthase subunit A, whose amino-acid sequence MSAAAEGGGAAHHGPVDPLFNVAIPGTDFHLPIYNFVITSWVIMFILVFTAWLATKNMHRMPKGIQNVWEYAVDGLYSFFGGIMGEERARKYGAFLSTCFLYILLSNYSGVIPGAAMIKGFVPPTNNVSITAGLAVLVFLSVFYFGIQAKGIGFFKHFFQPMAFLFILNVIEELVRPISLSLRLYGNVYGEETIIAQLGAMVPFLVPLPMMVLGLLTGAIQALVFTLLASTYIAGATEEHH is encoded by the coding sequence TTGTCAGCAGCAGCAGAGGGAGGCGGCGCAGCACATCACGGGCCTGTAGACCCATTATTTAACGTTGCTATACCAGGGACGGATTTTCATCTGCCAATATATAATTTTGTAATAACCTCCTGGGTTATTATGTTCATATTAGTATTTACTGCCTGGTTAGCCACAAAAAATATGCATCGAATGCCAAAGGGCATTCAGAACGTGTGGGAATATGCTGTAGATGGATTATACAGTTTCTTTGGCGGCATTATGGGGGAAGAAAGAGCCAGGAAGTATGGAGCGTTTTTGAGTACTTGTTTCCTTTATATACTGTTAAGCAACTACTCAGGGGTAATCCCCGGTGCAGCTATGATTAAAGGTTTTGTGCCGCCGACAAACAATGTTAGTATTACCGCAGGTTTAGCAGTTTTGGTATTTCTTTCTGTATTTTATTTTGGCATCCAGGCAAAGGGAATCGGCTTTTTCAAGCACTTCTTCCAACCGATGGCGTTCCTGTTCATTTTGAACGTAATCGAGGAATTGGTTAGACCGATATCACTCTCCCTTCGTCTATACGGGAACGTATATGGTGAAGAAACAATAATCGCCCAATTGGGTGCAATGGTACCGTTTCTTGTGCCTTTGCCCATGATGGTTTTGGGTCTTCTGACGGGGGCCATTCAGGCTCTCGTGTTTACACTATTAGCTTCAACTTATATAGCTGGAGCTACTGAAGAACATCATTAA